Proteins from one Brevibacillus humidisoli genomic window:
- a CDS encoding inositol monophosphatase family protein: MLEIAKQAAREAGGYLKQRFMQQLTPDLESHNDVKLPEDKGSEERIIRLLHQHFPTHTIISEEVGMVRREDEYLWIVDPLDGTNNYFIGYPYFSVSIALQQAGQIVLGVVYNPIAEQMFWAERGKGAYLNGRRISVNTRRELTKAVGSYIRGRDSLSREEELAFTEPFVLRSKRLLRTIAPALDWCLLANGWIDYIILQRSSVMDVAAGILIAQEAGAKITDWQGQTYQHKPFDPDDLPSMMASNGPLHEEVRRLIKE, translated from the coding sequence ATGCTGGAGATTGCAAAACAAGCGGCCCGCGAAGCGGGTGGATACCTGAAGCAACGATTCATGCAGCAGCTAACCCCTGATCTGGAATCGCACAACGATGTGAAGCTGCCGGAAGACAAAGGGAGCGAAGAGCGGATTATCCGTTTGCTCCACCAACACTTCCCCACGCATACGATCATCTCGGAGGAAGTGGGGATGGTGCGACGAGAAGACGAGTATCTCTGGATCGTCGACCCGCTGGATGGGACGAACAACTACTTTATCGGCTATCCGTACTTCTCTGTTTCGATTGCCCTACAGCAAGCGGGGCAGATTGTGCTGGGCGTGGTGTACAATCCGATCGCTGAGCAGATGTTTTGGGCGGAGCGCGGAAAAGGAGCCTATCTCAACGGCAGGCGGATCTCCGTCAATACACGCCGTGAACTGACCAAAGCGGTGGGTTCCTATATCCGTGGACGTGATTCGTTGAGCAGAGAAGAGGAACTGGCTTTCACCGAACCGTTTGTGCTGCGAAGCAAACGGCTGCTGCGGACGATCGCCCCGGCATTGGACTGGTGTTTATTGGCAAATGGTTGGATCGACTACATCATCTTGCAGCGGTCCAGTGTGATGGACGTGGCGGCCGGCATTTTGATTGCCCAGGAGGCGGGTGCGAAGATTACAGACTGGCAGGGGCAGACGTATCAACATAAACCATTTGATCCCGATGATCTTCCATCGATGATGGCGAGTAACGGTCCGCTGCACGAGGAGGTTCGTCGCCTGATCAAGGAGTGA
- a CDS encoding PaaI family thioesterase encodes MLEELREIWENGTEQEREVLALAAQAVRRKRERNSAYLSGFLGLSGEYLDEEKRTYQFIVPITPFMHNSLGVVHGGITATLIDSTMGSLINRSLPNGRYAVTTELKINYIRPGTGKQLRCVAAILHRGQSLVVCEASLYDDVERLVAHATGSFMLLGHPKTKGATG; translated from the coding sequence ATGCTGGAAGAATTACGAGAGATTTGGGAGAACGGAACGGAACAAGAGCGTGAAGTGCTTGCATTGGCCGCTCAAGCTGTACGTCGCAAGCGGGAGCGGAACAGCGCCTATCTGTCCGGTTTTCTCGGCCTGTCGGGAGAGTATCTCGACGAGGAAAAGCGGACGTATCAGTTTATCGTGCCGATTACACCGTTTATGCACAATTCGCTCGGGGTGGTGCACGGTGGGATTACGGCCACGCTGATCGATTCGACGATGGGCTCGTTGATCAACCGATCGCTGCCAAACGGACGGTACGCTGTGACAACGGAACTGAAGATTAATTACATCCGTCCCGGCACGGGCAAACAGCTGCGCTGTGTAGCCGCTATCCTGCACCGCGGACAAAGCCTGGTCGTGTGTGAGGCTAGCTTGTACGACGATGTGGAGCGATTAGTGGCCCACGCTACCGGCAGCTTTATGCTCCTCGGTCACCCAAAAACTAAGGGGGCTACGGGATAA
- a CDS encoding methyl-accepting chemotaxis protein has product MAAHAGDVSQKAEDTSNRAVAGNQSIQTAIKQMNSIHRTMKDLAVVVNTLSDNTANIGQITQVITEITAQTNLLAHNAAIEAARAGEHGRGFAVVADEVRKLAEQAAASTQEIVQLIATIQEATSRAVELMETGTEEVTMGIEVVHTAGESFEQIQQSIRIVTTQIQQITYLPDRHPPAANRSTKRLNRSLRLPPKQRRARKVFPRQPRNSWHPWKIFQHPLLLWPKWQKNCSS; this is encoded by the coding sequence ATTGCCGCGCATGCCGGTGATGTCTCCCAGAAGGCAGAGGATACGTCCAACAGGGCCGTCGCAGGCAACCAGTCGATCCAAACAGCGATCAAGCAGATGAATTCCATCCATCGTACAATGAAAGATCTAGCCGTAGTGGTCAACACATTGAGTGACAATACTGCAAATATTGGTCAGATCACTCAAGTGATCACCGAGATCACCGCTCAAACCAATCTGCTCGCCCACAATGCTGCAATTGAAGCAGCGCGCGCAGGCGAACATGGCCGAGGTTTCGCAGTTGTTGCCGACGAAGTGAGAAAACTGGCCGAACAAGCTGCTGCCTCGACACAAGAAATCGTCCAACTGATTGCTACGATTCAGGAAGCTACCAGCCGTGCTGTTGAGTTGATGGAGACCGGCACCGAGGAGGTGACTATGGGAATCGAGGTGGTCCATACCGCTGGAGAATCGTTTGAACAAATCCAGCAATCGATCCGGATTGTCACTACACAGATCCAGCAGATCACGTATCTTCCAGACAGGCATCCGCCAGCAGCGAACAGGTCAACCAAGCGATTGAACAGATCGCTGAGACTGCCGCCGAAGCAGCGTCGGGCACGCAAAGTGTTTCCGCGGCAACCGAGGAACAGTTGGCATCCATGGAAGATATTTCAGCATCCACTTCTGCTTTGGCCAAAATGGCAGAAGAACTGCAGCAGCTGA
- a CDS encoding HAMP domain-containing protein, whose product MKAVESDDFDKARQLMFGEEYASYKQKINEMILQFQETMEKRVDGEKKQASDMAAFYLMLTNVMIALVLLRGAGVFVVLFKKLRPLTVVSQRLNELAGNEGDLTARLPVTGKDEVGELSASFNAMLEQIQRLVAQVGESAEQVVASAEELSAGVEQNSKAAEQISLTIQEVAAGTDRQVQSVGEGSASIAAMTNQI is encoded by the coding sequence ATGAAAGCTGTCGAGTCAGACGATTTCGACAAAGCCCGACAATTGATGTTTGGCGAGGAGTATGCATCTTATAAACAGAAGATCAATGAGATGATCCTGCAATTCCAGGAGACGATGGAGAAGCGGGTAGATGGGGAAAAGAAGCAAGCCAGCGACATGGCGGCCTTCTATCTCATGCTGACTAATGTGATGATCGCTCTCGTCTTGTTGAGAGGGGCTGGCGTGTTTGTCGTCTTGTTTAAAAAACTGAGGCCGCTCACTGTCGTATCGCAGCGGTTGAACGAATTGGCTGGCAACGAAGGCGATTTGACGGCACGCTTGCCCGTAACAGGAAAGGATGAAGTAGGCGAGCTCTCAGCGTCGTTCAACGCGATGTTGGAACAGATTCAGCGTCTTGTCGCGCAGGTTGGCGAGTCGGCGGAACAGGTAGTGGCGTCAGCAGAGGAACTTTCGGCCGGTGTAGAGCAAAACAGCAAGGCAGCGGAACAGATCTCTCTAACCATCCAAGAGGTAGCGGCTGGTACGGATCGGCAGGTGCAAAGTGTGGGAGAGGGATCTGCATCAATTGCGGCGATGACCAACCAGATCTAG
- the ilvD gene encoding dihydroxy-acid dehydratase — MAKQKRRSDMIKKGFDRAPHRSLLRAAGVKEEDFDKPFIAICNSYIDIIPGHVHLQEFGKVVKEAVREAGAVPFEFNTIGVDDGIAMGHIGMRYSLPSREIIADSFETVVNAHWFDGVICIPNCDKITPGMMMGALRVNIPSVFISGGPMAAGKTSDGRSISLSSVFEGVGAHQAGLINDDQLQELEQFGCPTCGSCSGMFTANSMNCLAEVLGIALPGNGTILATWPERKELAKSTAAHLMHLIEHDIKPRDIVTAEAIDDAFALDMAMGGSTNTVLHTLALAHEAGVDYPIERINQVADRVPHLCKLAPASDYHIEDCHHAGGVSAILRELSKKEGALHMERITVTGKTLAENVKDAEIKDEKVIHRLDNPYSERGGLAVLFGNIAPEGAIIKTGAVDASIKKHEGPAICFDSQEEALAGIANGKVKEGHVVVIRYEGPKGGPGMPEMLAPTSQIVGMGLGTKVALITDGRFSGASRGISIGHVSPEAAEGGPIAFIRDGDLITIDLEGRSIQLHVSDEELAKRKAEWPGFEPKIKTGYLARYTKLVTNASKGGIMEI, encoded by the coding sequence ATGGCAAAGCAAAAACGTAGAAGTGACATGATTAAGAAGGGATTTGACCGTGCACCACACCGGAGTTTGCTCCGTGCGGCCGGGGTGAAGGAGGAGGATTTCGACAAGCCGTTTATCGCGATCTGCAACTCGTACATCGACATCATTCCGGGCCACGTTCACCTGCAGGAGTTCGGCAAAGTGGTTAAGGAAGCTGTGCGTGAAGCTGGCGCTGTTCCGTTTGAATTCAACACGATCGGCGTAGACGACGGTATTGCGATGGGCCACATCGGGATGCGCTACTCCCTGCCCAGCCGGGAGATCATTGCTGACAGTTTTGAGACCGTCGTGAATGCCCACTGGTTTGACGGTGTGATCTGCATCCCCAACTGCGACAAGATCACCCCTGGAATGATGATGGGGGCGCTTCGCGTCAACATTCCTTCCGTCTTTATCAGCGGCGGCCCGATGGCAGCAGGTAAGACAAGCGATGGTCGCAGCATCTCGCTCTCGTCTGTCTTTGAAGGCGTCGGTGCCCACCAAGCTGGACTTATTAACGACGATCAACTGCAAGAGTTGGAGCAGTTTGGCTGTCCTACCTGCGGCTCCTGTTCGGGGATGTTCACCGCCAACTCGATGAACTGTCTGGCAGAGGTGCTCGGGATTGCACTTCCCGGCAACGGTACCATTCTCGCCACGTGGCCGGAGCGCAAGGAACTGGCCAAATCAACGGCAGCCCATCTGATGCACTTGATCGAACATGACATCAAACCGCGTGACATCGTCACGGCAGAAGCGATTGACGATGCCTTTGCCCTGGATATGGCGATGGGCGGCTCGACCAATACCGTTCTGCACACGCTGGCGTTGGCCCATGAAGCCGGAGTCGATTATCCGATTGAGCGCATCAACCAGGTAGCAGATCGTGTGCCTCACCTATGCAAACTGGCTCCTGCCTCAGACTACCACATCGAGGATTGCCACCATGCAGGCGGTGTCTCTGCGATCCTGCGTGAGCTGTCGAAAAAAGAAGGCGCGCTTCACATGGAGCGGATCACGGTGACGGGCAAAACGCTGGCGGAAAACGTCAAGGATGCAGAAATCAAGGATGAAAAGGTGATCCATCGCCTCGACAACCCGTACAGTGAACGGGGCGGACTGGCCGTCTTGTTTGGCAACATAGCGCCAGAAGGAGCGATCATCAAAACCGGTGCGGTAGACGCCTCGATCAAAAAGCACGAAGGGCCGGCGATCTGCTTTGATTCTCAGGAAGAAGCGTTGGCGGGGATCGCGAACGGCAAGGTAAAAGAAGGCCATGTCGTCGTCATCCGCTATGAAGGGCCAAAAGGCGGACCGGGTATGCCGGAAATGCTGGCCCCTACTTCACAAATTGTCGGCATGGGGCTCGGTACCAAAGTGGCGCTGATCACAGATGGTCGCTTTTCTGGTGCCTCCCGCGGGATCAGTATCGGACACGTCTCTCCGGAAGCGGCCGAGGGCGGTCCAATCGCCTTCATTCGCGATGGTGATTTGATCACAATCGACCTCGAAGGGCGCTCGATCCAACTGCACGTCTCCGACGAAGAGCTGGCCAAGCGGAAAGCAGAATGGCCCGGATTTGAGCCGAAAATCAAGACTGGCTATCTTGCCCGCTACACCAAGCTGGTCACCAATGCGAGCAAGGGCGGGATTATGGAGATCTAG
- a CDS encoding M20 metallopeptidase family protein: MTIKEACQSLTGEIVKWRREFHRHPELSYAESRTASVVAGMLRQFGLDVREGVNGYGVVADLVGKIPGKTVALRADMDALAIVEETGLPYASEVPGIMHACGHDGHMAALLGAAQILSGMRDRLRGSVRFIFQPAEEIPPGGAIGMIEAGALDGVDVIFGLHLWSEFPVGTFYTTQGPMMAAADLFTVTISGKGGHGGLPHKTVDSLVIASHLVMASQHIVSRQVNPLDSGVVTFGLLQSGSAFNVIADKAVLKGTVRSFDPVVRDLLQGRLEQTAASIAQMYGARIDMDYVRGYPAVINHEREARAAMQEAEPVFGAQHVGIMQPNMAGEDFAYYLQKVPGAFCFVGAGLPEGPVYPHHHPRFVIDERALPLATEWLCRMALRYVM; this comes from the coding sequence ATGACGATAAAAGAAGCCTGTCAAAGCCTGACAGGAGAGATCGTGAAATGGCGCAGGGAGTTTCACCGTCATCCTGAGCTGTCGTATGCCGAGAGCAGGACAGCCAGCGTCGTGGCCGGTATGTTGCGGCAGTTTGGGTTAGACGTACGCGAGGGAGTAAATGGATATGGCGTGGTGGCCGATCTCGTGGGGAAGATACCAGGCAAGACGGTAGCCCTGCGCGCCGACATGGATGCGCTGGCGATTGTGGAGGAGACGGGGCTTCCCTACGCTTCCGAAGTGCCGGGGATTATGCACGCCTGCGGGCACGACGGGCATATGGCTGCCTTGTTGGGAGCGGCCCAGATCCTGAGCGGCATGCGCGATCGGCTGCGGGGGAGTGTTCGCTTCATCTTTCAACCCGCTGAAGAGATTCCACCCGGTGGTGCAATAGGGATGATAGAAGCAGGGGCGCTGGATGGTGTAGACGTGATTTTTGGTCTCCACCTATGGTCAGAGTTTCCGGTGGGTACCTTCTACACAACACAGGGGCCGATGATGGCTGCGGCTGACCTGTTTACGGTCACGATCAGTGGCAAGGGGGGACATGGCGGACTGCCGCATAAGACGGTTGATTCTCTGGTGATTGCCTCCCATCTGGTGATGGCGTCTCAGCATATCGTCAGCCGTCAGGTCAACCCGCTCGATTCAGGAGTGGTTACTTTTGGGTTGCTGCAGTCCGGGTCAGCGTTTAACGTGATTGCGGACAAGGCCGTGCTGAAAGGGACTGTGCGCAGTTTTGATCCTGTGGTAAGAGATTTGCTGCAGGGACGATTGGAACAGACGGCTGCCAGCATAGCCCAGATGTATGGGGCCCGGATCGATATGGATTATGTACGGGGCTACCCTGCGGTGATCAATCATGAACGGGAAGCGAGGGCAGCGATGCAGGAAGCTGAACCGGTGTTTGGCGCCCAACATGTCGGTATCATGCAGCCTAACATGGCTGGAGAGGACTTTGCCTACTACCTGCAAAAAGTGCCTGGTGCCTTCTGTTTCGTCGGCGCGGGGCTGCCGGAAGGACCGGTATATCCGCACCATCACCCTCGGTTTGTGATCGATGAACGGGCACTTCCTCTAGCCACAGAGTGGCTTTGCCGGATGGCGTTGCGGTACGTTATGTAA
- the trmB gene encoding tRNA (guanosine(46)-N7)-methyltransferase TrmB: MRLRNIPGAEEALRQYPVFVEDPTAYRGRWQERFGNDHPLHLEIGCGKGRFITTLAEQHPEINFIALEVKAEVIYRTAQRTEKRPIPNLALVQYNATLLPDLFAEQELDRIYLNFSDPWPKRRHHKRRLTYAGFLRMYKQVLKPHGEIHLKTDNEKLFEYSLNQFSEERFQLRHITFDLHQSPFAEQNVMTEYEERFASRGQRIYRTEAVYLP, translated from the coding sequence ATGCGATTACGCAATATCCCCGGGGCTGAGGAAGCGCTCCGTCAATATCCAGTGTTCGTAGAAGACCCAACTGCCTATCGCGGGCGTTGGCAGGAACGCTTTGGCAACGACCACCCGCTTCATCTGGAGATCGGCTGCGGCAAAGGCCGCTTCATTACAACTCTCGCCGAGCAGCATCCAGAGATCAACTTTATTGCGCTGGAGGTAAAGGCAGAGGTGATTTACCGTACCGCCCAGAGGACCGAGAAGAGGCCCATACCCAATCTTGCGCTGGTTCAGTACAACGCGACCTTGCTACCCGATCTGTTTGCGGAACAAGAACTGGATCGCATCTACCTCAACTTTAGCGATCCCTGGCCTAAACGACGTCATCACAAACGACGCCTCACCTACGCCGGTTTTTTGCGGATGTATAAACAGGTACTGAAACCCCATGGTGAGATTCATCTCAAAACGGATAATGAAAAACTGTTTGAGTACTCGCTCAACCAGTTTTCTGAGGAACGATTCCAACTGCGTCACATCACGTTTGACCTGCATCAATCGCCGTTTGCCGAACAAAATGTGATGACGGAGTACGAAGAACGATTTGCCAGCCGCGGACAGCGGATTTATCGTACAGAAGCGGTTTACCTGCCTTGA